From a single Paenibacillus sp. FSL R5-0345 genomic region:
- a CDS encoding AraC family transcriptional regulator: MELPRDAETLPLYPYSVGRHIQFHHVRPAGFPVHQIFLIRTGTGLFRDLENGTEIILEPGMAFAFPPDRGHEYYPTSHEPWHVGFIGIEGIQSQGLLEGIGLLPSIPYHPARFEQCWEEIGKIWHTVNNQTASRQDAHGMEDLSITLYRLLLMLRRSESTHTSGSRLELESVRNGALAKAVGLINEHYTEPLLISNLAAAVGYSVQHFQRLFVHEYGITPHKYLQNLRLERAVQLMTENDEILVQDIALQLGMETNYFIRIFRNTYGCTPGVMKERLLEGNK, translated from the coding sequence ATAGAGCTACCGCGCGACGCTGAGACGCTTCCCTTATATCCTTACTCTGTCGGACGTCATATCCAATTTCATCATGTGCGGCCTGCCGGCTTCCCTGTGCACCAGATTTTTCTGATTCGTACCGGAACTGGGTTGTTTCGTGATCTGGAGAACGGTACTGAAATCATACTAGAACCTGGAATGGCTTTCGCCTTCCCACCGGATCGAGGACACGAATATTATCCTACCTCACATGAACCATGGCATGTGGGTTTCATCGGAATCGAAGGAATTCAGTCGCAAGGTTTACTAGAGGGGATTGGGCTTCTCCCTTCTATACCCTATCACCCTGCTCGTTTTGAACAATGTTGGGAGGAAATCGGAAAGATCTGGCATACGGTGAACAATCAGACGGCTAGTCGACAAGACGCGCATGGGATGGAAGATCTATCTATAACCCTATATCGATTACTTCTGATGTTGCGTCGTTCTGAATCCACTCATACCTCAGGCAGTCGTTTAGAACTTGAGTCTGTGCGTAATGGAGCGTTGGCTAAAGCGGTTGGTCTTATTAACGAGCATTATACTGAGCCGCTCCTTATCTCCAATCTAGCAGCTGCTGTAGGTTATTCCGTCCAGCACTTCCAGCGCCTATTCGTACATGAATACGGCATAACTCCGCATAAGTATCTTCAGAATCTGCGACTAGAACGTGCGGTACAGTTAATGACGGAGAATGATGAGATTCTCGTTCAAGATATTGCGCTTCAGCTTGGCATGGAAACGAATTATTTTATAAGGATTTTTCGAAATACTTATGGCTGTACGCCTGGGGTGATGAAGGAGAGACTTTTAGAGGGGAACAAATAA
- a CDS encoding glycosyltransferase has protein sequence MNGVSIITCTNRPNYLNNLLQNYNRQRYAQKELIIIINNNAIPLFPYQQLAKKHKNIKIFRKPEHQTLGSCLNYAVTKCKYHTIAKFDDDDYYAPHYLTESIQTLNRTNADILGKRAHYMYLSGSKTLILRFAHDEHRTVTHLPGATLVFKRKVFDHVKFPDRNVGEDDLFCSRSRKKGYKVYSASKNNFVAIRRKNSSKHTWIISDSTLIANHKIIRNIKNYKAFVGRSPKIKL, from the coding sequence ATGAACGGTGTTTCCATTATTACCTGTACAAATCGTCCAAATTATTTAAACAACCTACTTCAAAATTACAACAGACAACGATATGCCCAAAAAGAACTCATCATTATTATCAATAACAATGCAATTCCACTATTCCCCTACCAACAATTAGCTAAAAAACACAAAAACATAAAGATATTTCGTAAACCAGAACATCAAACTCTGGGTTCATGCTTAAACTATGCCGTAACGAAATGTAAATATCATACCATTGCCAAATTCGACGACGACGATTATTATGCCCCTCATTATTTAACAGAAAGTATTCAGACATTAAATAGAACAAATGCTGATATTCTTGGAAAACGAGCTCATTACATGTATTTAAGTGGTTCTAAGACTTTGATCCTTCGTTTCGCACATGATGAACATCGAACAGTTACTCATCTACCAGGCGCTACACTCGTCTTCAAACGTAAAGTATTCGATCATGTGAAATTTCCTGATAGAAACGTGGGTGAGGATGATCTTTTTTGCAGCAGAAGTAGAAAGAAAGGTTATAAGGTGTATTCTGCGAGTAAGAATAACTTCGTAGCCATACGAAGAAAAAACTCTTCTAAGCACACATGGATTATCAGCGACAGCACTCTAATAGCAAACCATAAGATCATCCGTAATATTAAAAACTACAAGGCCTTTGTTGGACGCAGTCCAAAGATCAAGTTATGA
- a CDS encoding glycosyltransferase family 2 protein, producing the protein MKWAADSNGSAVSILTCTKRADCINTLFDNYRRQNFNPKELIVIINNNDLKINDYITAAKKHKNVRVYKIPEHRSLGFCLNFGVQLAKYSYIAKFDDDDYYATNYLTDSMQTLHKSKADIVGKRAHFMYLNDKKLLLVRYSHMENKYVTNLQGATLLIKRNVFQQISFPDRNRGECVKFCSDCAAHGFKIYAGNKYNFAAIRRKNSKDHTWIVSDKKLLSKSVKVIKVKNFKKYVTRS; encoded by the coding sequence ATGAAATGGGCTGCTGATTCTAATGGATCTGCTGTATCTATCCTGACCTGTACAAAACGAGCTGACTGTATAAATACACTATTTGATAACTATCGACGACAGAATTTCAATCCTAAAGAACTTATCGTGATCATAAATAATAATGATTTGAAGATCAATGACTATATAACTGCTGCAAAAAAACATAAGAATGTGCGGGTTTATAAAATACCGGAACATCGTTCTCTCGGATTTTGTTTGAATTTTGGTGTGCAATTAGCGAAATATAGTTATATCGCTAAATTTGATGATGACGACTACTACGCTACCAACTATTTAACCGATAGTATGCAAACCCTTCATAAGAGTAAGGCGGATATCGTTGGAAAACGGGCTCACTTCATGTATCTAAATGACAAGAAATTACTCTTGGTACGCTACTCTCATATGGAAAATAAATATGTAACCAATCTTCAAGGTGCGACCCTGCTCATTAAACGTAATGTATTCCAGCAAATTTCTTTTCCAGATCGGAACCGAGGGGAATGCGTCAAGTTCTGTTCTGATTGTGCTGCACATGGCTTTAAGATTTACGCAGGAAACAAGTATAACTTCGCTGCAATTCGTAGAAAAAACTCCAAAGATCACACCTGGATTGTCAGCGATAAGAAGCTTTTATCCAAAAGTGTTAAAGTTATAAAAGTAAAAAACTTCAAAAAATACGTCACACGAAGCTGA
- a CDS encoding class I SAM-dependent methyltransferase → MLNTLFQYLVRPVIYTPSTTEFWNHPHISKGMLEAHLDKNWDAASRKEEFINESVNWISTMLPSNRYPDLLDIGCGPGLYAEKFHSAGYSVTGIDFSQRSIAYAQEQSILNRSNIQYLYQNYLDMNYSESFDIVTLIYCDYGVLSTRDRSLLLDKIYKALKPNGKLILDVFTPRQHEGKNEQKEWENNISGGFWDENPHLCLNSFYRYDEDLTVLNQTIVVSEHSTLCYNIWEHCFTEHTLINEIRNAGFGQIELFADVAGKPFNNEGTTLCTVITK, encoded by the coding sequence GTGCTAAATACTCTATTCCAATATTTAGTCAGACCTGTCATCTACACGCCAAGCACTACCGAATTTTGGAATCATCCACATATATCAAAAGGAATGCTAGAGGCGCATCTGGATAAAAATTGGGACGCGGCTAGTCGTAAAGAAGAATTCATTAATGAATCCGTGAACTGGATTTCAACAATGCTTCCCTCAAACCGCTATCCAGATCTACTTGATATAGGCTGTGGCCCTGGGTTATACGCAGAGAAATTTCATAGTGCTGGATATTCTGTAACAGGAATAGATTTTTCACAGAGATCAATAGCCTATGCACAAGAGCAATCTATTCTTAATCGTTCCAATATTCAATATCTTTATCAAAACTACTTAGATATGAATTACTCTGAAAGCTTTGATATAGTTACTCTTATTTATTGCGATTATGGTGTATTATCCACTAGAGACAGATCTCTATTATTAGACAAGATTTATAAAGCATTGAAACCGAATGGAAAACTTATTTTAGATGTATTTACACCCAGACAGCATGAAGGGAAGAATGAACAGAAAGAATGGGAAAATAATATTTCCGGCGGTTTTTGGGATGAGAATCCACATTTATGCCTGAACTCTTTTTATCGTTATGACGAAGATCTGACAGTTCTAAATCAAACCATTGTTGTTAGTGAACACTCGACTCTATGCTATAACATATGGGAGCATTGTTTCACAGAACATACCTTAATTAATGAAATACGAAATGCAGGCTTTGGCCAGATCGAATTGTTTGCTGATGTAGCAGGAAAACCTTTCAATAATGAGGGGACTACCCTTTGTACGGTAATAACCAAATAA
- a CDS encoding S-layer homology domain-containing protein produces the protein MNNRFGRFVITILVVLLVAGVFIQHIWADDGAPFKDISNSYAKKEIIDLYHRNILTGTSETSFSPTKSITRAEFITVLDRLLKLDPAVSPVSPYTDVAKKAWYYGWIQAAVQLELANGTSATTFAPVKAVTRQEAAVWMAKALKQTNHTSALTSFNDRNEIASWARSAVVKVNDLGLMMGDNSRNFRPSDPITRQETAVLIDRVLQNDSWAAELEEKPEDQIVIGWQYGQTTAQYENTVLKSNVNTLSPRWYYVGKSGAVTDSTDASLITWAKKNNKKIWAMVGNRSDQEATHQMLSSVSTRTTAVNQLAVVVSKYGLDGLNIDFENVGPDDRAYLTSFITLLAEKMHSLNAKLSIDVSPDLGTDWTDAFDYAALGKQVNYMVMMGYDEHYDGSKLPGPNASIPFDQQAVNTILKVVPSQKVILALPLYNRDWTLNQNGTVSSSKYMSLSEQNQIINNYGMKPVWNESLGQYVANYTKQSIKHTIWIEDGRSLIAKYNLSVKNNLAGVAYWYIGGESSDIWTSLSNAERFYDYTF, from the coding sequence GTGAACAATAGATTTGGTAGGTTTGTTATTACTATACTTGTAGTATTGCTTGTAGCTGGGGTATTTATTCAACATATATGGGCTGATGATGGAGCCCCATTTAAAGATATAAGTAACAGTTATGCTAAAAAAGAAATCATAGATTTATATCATCGAAACATATTAACTGGCACATCGGAGACAAGCTTTTCACCTACTAAATCGATTACTAGAGCAGAATTCATAACGGTACTTGATCGTCTGCTAAAGCTAGATCCTGCAGTTAGTCCAGTATCTCCTTATACAGATGTAGCTAAAAAAGCTTGGTATTACGGCTGGATACAGGCAGCTGTTCAGCTTGAGCTGGCTAACGGCACATCGGCAACTACTTTCGCGCCAGTAAAAGCAGTTACTAGGCAGGAAGCGGCTGTATGGATGGCCAAAGCTTTAAAGCAAACAAACCATACTTCCGCTCTAACTTCGTTTAATGATCGAAATGAAATTGCTAGTTGGGCAAGATCAGCTGTTGTTAAAGTAAATGATCTAGGTTTAATGATGGGGGACAATAGCAGGAATTTCCGTCCTTCTGATCCTATTACTAGACAGGAAACAGCTGTCCTCATTGACCGGGTTCTGCAAAATGACAGCTGGGCAGCAGAGCTTGAGGAGAAGCCAGAGGATCAGATCGTTATAGGCTGGCAATATGGTCAGACGACGGCACAATATGAGAATACGGTTCTGAAGTCCAACGTGAATACCTTATCGCCACGATGGTATTATGTAGGAAAATCAGGTGCAGTAACGGATTCTACGGATGCTTCGCTGATCACATGGGCAAAGAAGAATAATAAGAAAATATGGGCGATGGTTGGCAATCGTTCAGATCAAGAAGCAACGCATCAAATGTTGTCGAGTGTAAGCACAAGGACTACGGCAGTAAATCAATTAGCTGTTGTAGTGAGTAAATATGGATTAGATGGACTAAATATTGATTTTGAAAATGTTGGGCCTGATGATCGTGCGTATTTGACCTCATTTATTACTTTATTAGCTGAGAAAATGCATTCACTTAACGCTAAGCTGTCGATAGACGTTTCTCCTGATCTTGGAACAGATTGGACAGATGCTTTTGACTATGCTGCACTAGGTAAGCAAGTGAACTATATGGTGATGATGGGTTATGACGAGCATTATGATGGGAGTAAGCTTCCTGGGCCGAATGCCTCAATTCCTTTTGATCAACAGGCTGTGAATACTATATTAAAAGTAGTACCCAGCCAAAAAGTTATATTGGCATTGCCTTTATATAATCGGGACTGGACGTTGAATCAGAATGGTACGGTTTCATCATCAAAGTACATGTCGCTTTCGGAGCAAAATCAGATTATTAATAACTATGGGATGAAGCCCGTATGGAATGAGTCTTTGGGACAATATGTTGCCAATTATACGAAGCAGTCCATAAAGCACACCATCTGGATTGAGGATGGACGTTCACTAATAGCCAAATACAATTTAAGCGTTAAGAACAATTTAGCTGGGGTTGCCTATTGGTATATAGGTGGGGAAAGCTCTGATATATGGACTAGCCTAAGTAATGCAGAGAGATTTTATGATTATACGTTTTAA
- a CDS encoding putative ABC transporter permease subunit, with amino-acid sequence MINIWRLTKIQLISSFGLNKALHTRGVKERRKMLWLSFGILIGIVMMAVVSFGYSFIIAETLEQVGRPELLLAIMMAVTCLIGFFTTIYKASGVLFGSKDYDLVMSLPIKTSHIVASRVAQLYVLNLFFSLMVMVPAGIVYAIKVNPGALYYLYFLITLLFIPLVPIIAATIIGALISWFSSRFKGSRIITLILTFIVIIGIIVGSGQINGNNPQLLADMSTQIADQIYNLYPLTLMYVNAVCSFQMDSLVLFVAISLISFVLFTILLGNKYKAIHTGLTTSFSSNKYQMKSLEVSSPLYTLYKKELRRYFSSTLYVLNTSIGMVMLLVMAVTLLFVNAEQLGQILEVPELSNYLSRLAPLFVSVFVTLSCTTSSSISLEGNNIWILKSAPVPTLTILLSKIAVNLTITVPIVVVSSVLLMISLGTGWIESLLLLVIPVLYACLTAMTGVIVNLKLPKLEWTNEVSVIKQSASVLVTMLIGLISLLIPFGLSLLLSDLNGNLVLLGIGLLILVVCGAMYKYIQSKGELLFRAL; translated from the coding sequence ATGATTAATATCTGGAGATTGACAAAGATTCAGCTGATCTCATCCTTTGGGTTAAATAAAGCGTTGCACACACGTGGTGTGAAAGAAAGACGCAAAATGCTTTGGCTTAGCTTCGGTATCTTAATAGGCATAGTCATGATGGCAGTCGTTTCATTTGGATATAGCTTTATTATTGCAGAGACCCTTGAACAGGTAGGCCGGCCTGAGCTGTTGCTAGCGATTATGATGGCTGTTACTTGCTTAATCGGATTTTTTACAACGATCTATAAGGCAAGTGGTGTATTATTTGGCTCCAAAGACTATGATCTCGTAATGTCCTTACCCATCAAAACGAGTCATATTGTTGCAAGTCGAGTGGCTCAGCTCTATGTGTTAAACCTGTTTTTCTCATTGATGGTGATGGTACCAGCAGGCATAGTTTATGCTATAAAAGTGAATCCAGGAGCATTATATTATTTGTATTTCTTGATCACATTGTTATTTATTCCATTAGTGCCGATCATTGCTGCAACGATTATTGGTGCGCTGATCAGCTGGTTTTCCTCAAGATTTAAAGGAAGCCGTATAATAACTCTCATTCTAACTTTTATTGTGATTATCGGGATAATTGTTGGTTCCGGTCAAATCAATGGGAACAATCCACAATTACTTGCGGATATGAGCACACAAATCGCTGATCAAATATACAACTTGTATCCTCTGACGCTTATGTATGTAAATGCGGTTTGCTCGTTTCAGATGGATTCCCTAGTATTGTTTGTTGCGATTTCACTGATTTCTTTTGTGCTGTTTACCATATTGCTTGGCAATAAATATAAAGCGATACACACGGGTCTGACGACCTCTTTTTCCAGTAATAAGTATCAAATGAAGTCGCTTGAAGTATCGTCACCCTTGTATACATTGTATAAAAAAGAGCTACGCCGCTATTTCAGTTCTACTTTATATGTGCTCAATACGAGTATTGGTATGGTGATGTTACTTGTGATGGCTGTCACCTTGCTATTCGTTAATGCAGAGCAACTAGGACAAATTCTTGAGGTCCCAGAGCTTTCAAATTATTTAAGCCGATTGGCACCGCTGTTTGTTTCTGTTTTTGTAACGTTAAGCTGCACAACATCCAGTTCCATTTCGCTCGAAGGTAATAATATTTGGATCTTAAAAAGCGCACCTGTGCCGACATTAACGATATTGCTAAGTAAAATCGCAGTGAATCTTACGATTACCGTGCCGATTGTAGTTGTCAGTAGTGTGCTCCTCATGATATCTCTTGGCACAGGGTGGATCGAAAGCTTGCTATTACTGGTTATTCCCGTCTTATATGCTTGTCTTACAGCAATGACTGGTGTAATCGTTAACTTGAAGCTACCTAAACTGGAGTGGACAAATGAAGTATCGGTAATCAAACAAAGCGCATCCGTCTTAGTGACGATGTTGATAGGCTTAATAAGCTTACTGATCCCATTTGGTTTGAGTCTGCTGCTATCTGATCTGAATGGTAATCTTGTATTGTTAGGTATTGGGTTACTAATATTAGTGGTGTGTGGTGCGATGTATAAATATATTCAGTCCAAAGGTGAGCTTTTATTTCGGGCGCTTTAA
- a CDS encoding ABC transporter ATP-binding protein has product MLTIKHFTKSYKGGKKAVNDLNLVVEKGDIYGFIGHNGAGKTTTIRAVVGVLDFEEGDIEIGGYSIKKDPLACKAITAYIPDNPDLYDHLTGIQYLNFIGDLFSVSKADRELLIKKYGDEFEITTHLGDLISSYSHGMKQKLAIISALIHKPKLLVLDEPFVGLDPKAAHTLKRIMTEICSQGSAIFFSTHVLDVAEKLCNKIAIIKAGELITHGKTEEVKGDSSLEDVFLELIKHD; this is encoded by the coding sequence ATGTTGACAATAAAGCATTTTACGAAGAGCTATAAGGGTGGTAAGAAGGCAGTAAATGATTTGAATTTAGTGGTAGAGAAGGGCGATATTTACGGCTTTATCGGACATAACGGTGCGGGAAAAACAACGACGATTCGGGCAGTGGTGGGTGTTCTTGATTTTGAAGAGGGGGACATCGAGATTGGTGGATATTCAATTAAAAAAGATCCATTAGCCTGCAAAGCAATTACTGCGTATATACCGGATAATCCGGATCTATACGATCATCTGACAGGCATTCAGTACTTGAATTTTATTGGTGATCTTTTTAGCGTATCGAAAGCGGATCGTGAATTACTGATTAAGAAATATGGCGATGAATTTGAGATTACCACTCATTTGGGGGATTTAATCTCCTCGTATTCTCATGGGATGAAACAGAAACTCGCGATCATCTCAGCACTCATACATAAACCGAAGCTGTTAGTGCTGGATGAGCCCTTTGTGGGACTAGATCCAAAAGCGGCACATACGCTTAAAAGAATCATGACGGAGATTTGCAGTCAAGGCAGTGCGATCTTTTTTTCGACGCATGTACTGGATGTAGCCGAGAAACTTTGCAACAAGATTGCCATTATCAAAGCTGGGGAATTGATTACGCATGGGAAAACAGAAGAGGTGAAGGGTGACAGCAGCCTTGAAGATGTGTTTTTGGAGTTGATTAAGCATGATTAA
- a CDS encoding glycoside hydrolase family 3 protein, producing the protein MSSTNYPFQNTQLPLDERVNDLVSRFTLEEKVQQMVQYQAAVERLGVKSYKHGTEAAHGMAWLGEATGYPQPIGLGCTWDTELMQRIGDAIGDEARGFYKRNPEINGLTLWAPTVDMERDPRWGRTEEAYGEDPVLTGKLSAALVKGIQGDHPKYLKAVATLKHFIGNNNEVGRGDQSVSIDPRNMREYYLKAFEIPFKEGGAQSMMTAYNAINGVPANLSPDVNAIVKQEWGMDGFVVSDAFDVSGTVRDHGYLETHKEAVARSVREGGIDSLTDDNELMKQSLREALEEGMLTESDLDVALCNTFRVRFRLGEFDPDSENPYAAIDESAILHPEHAKLSREAAGKAIVLLKNEDNMLPLQADKLKKVAVIGPLGGTVYRDWYSGSMPYTITPLQGIQEKLDAHGGKTMFAGGTDRIKLKSKRTGRYVQLLEGEQAALAAIGEAAEDAAVFESTDWGWHNKTLIAEDNGRYLTTDDRVVKASADQIWEWFTKEVFLVRPSEEGEDQVTFSTWNDTPVTVGSENGELLVGTGSAEETANEINVSGAASVTGGEAEAIAADVFEVETVTDKFQAAKEIASDADLAVVFVGNHPLINGKETMDRPDITLPESQEQLIKEVMSVNPNTVVVVVGSYPFALNWTDAHVPAIVYTTHAGQELGNAVADVLFGDVNPAGRLNMTWYKSVDQLPEFMDYDVIQSGRTYQYFTGEPLYPFGHGLSYSTFRFDGLTLDQQMVSAAKDNEISLTVRVTNTSHLAGDEVVQLYGHAEESRVKRPLKQLLAFRRVHVQPGESVDVSFTLPLSELAIWDVTRERFCIENGLFTFMAGASSSNLPVSAALEVQGEVIPPRDLKQLVKAINYDGYEGVLIGECREGGSAVEVKEQSGWISFKDAEFGAGAHSIKLRAAGLGAATAEIRLQSPEGPLAAQLTLAGTGAHIWHDFTAELSGVSGCQDVYIVLNGKASLSTLQFM; encoded by the coding sequence ATGTCATCTACTAACTATCCATTCCAGAATACACAGCTTCCGCTTGATGAACGGGTCAATGATCTCGTATCTCGCTTCACACTAGAGGAAAAGGTTCAACAAATGGTGCAATATCAGGCAGCCGTTGAACGGCTTGGGGTAAAATCATATAAACATGGCACAGAAGCCGCACATGGTATGGCTTGGCTTGGTGAAGCCACAGGTTATCCGCAGCCAATCGGTCTTGGTTGTACTTGGGACACTGAACTGATGCAGCGAATTGGCGATGCTATTGGCGACGAGGCCAGAGGATTTTATAAACGCAATCCAGAGATAAACGGATTAACGTTATGGGCACCAACCGTTGATATGGAGCGTGATCCACGTTGGGGGCGTACTGAGGAAGCCTATGGCGAAGATCCAGTACTGACGGGCAAACTTTCAGCTGCTCTTGTTAAAGGAATCCAAGGTGATCATCCAAAGTATTTGAAAGCGGTTGCTACACTGAAGCATTTTATTGGCAACAACAATGAGGTAGGCCGCGGTGATCAATCGGTCAGTATCGATCCCCGCAATATGCGAGAGTATTATTTGAAAGCATTTGAAATTCCGTTTAAGGAAGGCGGCGCCCAGTCGATGATGACCGCGTATAACGCCATTAACGGCGTACCGGCTAACCTGAGCCCAGATGTTAATGCCATCGTTAAGCAGGAGTGGGGGATGGACGGCTTTGTTGTCAGCGATGCGTTTGACGTATCCGGCACGGTGCGTGATCATGGCTATTTGGAAACACATAAGGAAGCTGTCGCTCGCTCTGTACGTGAGGGCGGAATTGACAGCCTTACCGACGATAATGAGCTGATGAAGCAGTCACTGCGCGAAGCGCTGGAAGAAGGCATGCTAACTGAAAGTGACTTGGATGTGGCACTCTGCAATACGTTCCGTGTCCGTTTTCGTCTTGGCGAGTTCGATCCCGATTCCGAAAATCCATATGCTGCGATTGACGAGTCAGCGATTCTACATCCAGAGCATGCGAAGCTGTCACGTGAAGCGGCGGGTAAAGCGATTGTCCTGCTGAAGAATGAAGACAACATGCTTCCGCTGCAAGCGGACAAGCTGAAGAAGGTTGCTGTTATCGGACCGCTGGGCGGAACGGTATATCGCGACTGGTACAGTGGTTCAATGCCTTATACGATTACACCACTTCAGGGGATTCAAGAGAAGCTTGATGCTCATGGTGGTAAAACTATGTTCGCCGGCGGCACAGACCGGATTAAACTGAAGTCCAAACGCACAGGCCGCTATGTGCAGCTGCTTGAAGGCGAACAAGCTGCGCTGGCTGCAATCGGCGAAGCTGCGGAGGATGCAGCAGTGTTTGAATCAACGGACTGGGGCTGGCACAACAAGACCCTGATCGCCGAAGACAATGGTCGTTACCTGACGACAGATGACCGCGTTGTGAAAGCTTCAGCGGACCAAATTTGGGAATGGTTTACGAAAGAAGTATTCCTAGTTCGCCCATCCGAAGAAGGCGAAGATCAGGTGACTTTCTCGACGTGGAATGATACACCGGTAACAGTGGGAAGCGAAAATGGTGAGCTGCTTGTCGGTACTGGTAGTGCTGAAGAGACGGCCAATGAGATCAATGTGAGTGGGGCTGCATCCGTCACTGGTGGGGAAGCAGAAGCGATTGCTGCCGATGTATTTGAAGTAGAGACGGTTACGGACAAATTCCAGGCTGCGAAGGAAATTGCCAGCGATGCGGATCTGGCGGTTGTCTTCGTCGGTAATCATCCGTTAATCAACGGCAAGGAAACGATGGACCGCCCAGACATCACTTTGCCGGAATCGCAGGAGCAACTAATTAAGGAAGTTATGTCGGTGAATCCGAACACGGTCGTAGTAGTTGTGGGGAGTTATCCTTTTGCCCTGAACTGGACAGATGCACATGTGCCGGCTATCGTGTACACTACGCATGCCGGTCAGGAGCTAGGAAATGCTGTTGCTGATGTATTGTTCGGTGACGTGAATCCAGCAGGACGCCTGAATATGACCTGGTACAAGTCGGTTGATCAATTGCCGGAATTTATGGACTATGACGTGATCCAGAGTGGTAGAACGTATCAGTATTTCACTGGCGAACCGCTCTATCCATTCGGACATGGCCTATCCTATAGCACATTCCGATTTGATGGCCTGACCCTCGACCAGCAGATGGTTTCTGCAGCGAAGGATAATGAGATCAGCTTGACGGTTCGTGTCACCAATACGAGTCATCTTGCAGGAGATGAAGTGGTACAATTGTACGGACACGCGGAAGAATCACGAGTGAAACGTCCACTGAAGCAACTGCTTGCGTTCCGCCGGGTGCATGTGCAGCCAGGCGAGTCGGTTGACGTAAGCTTCACATTGCCACTCTCCGAGTTGGCAATCTGGGATGTCACCCGTGAGCGCTTCTGTATTGAAAACGGCTTGTTCACCTTTATGGCAGGGGCTTCATCATCCAATCTGCCAGTAAGCGCAGCACTTGAGGTGCAAGGCGAAGTCATTCCACCTCGTGACCTGAAACAATTGGTGAAGGCAATCAACTATGACGGATATGAAGGCGTATTGATTGGCGAGTGCCGTGAAGGCGGCAGCGCCGTAGAAGTGAAGGAGCAGTCCGGCTGGATATCCTTCAAGGATGCCGAGTTCGGAGCAGGTGCGCACAGCATCAAACTGCGTGCAGCAGGTTTGGGTGCTGCTACAGCAGAAATCCGACTGCAAAGCCCGGAAGGCCCACTGGCAGCACAGCTTACGCTGGCAGGCACCGGTGCTCATATATGGCATGATTTCACTGCTGAATTGAGCGGCGTTAGCGGATGTCAGGACGTGTACATTGTACTTAACGGTAAGGCTTCGCTTAGCACGCTTCAGTTTATGTAA